A window of Candidatus Latescibacter sp. contains these coding sequences:
- a CDS encoding transaldolase family protein, translating to MMDNPWRRLKALNPETEIWWDSSPLVWPNFKDEYTKSDMVAESDKAWFRREVDEMFFDAPVENWLFEGCTTNPPLSWNVLKARKAEWDKVIAEKRKAYKGKSVYGLFLEVYFEVVKRGAEKFLPLFEKSGGKLGHISGQVEPGLIRNESGMKEMAEHLASLSPNLMIKIPGSTHGMAVIRYLASRGIST from the coding sequence ATGATGGATAACCCGTGGAGAAGGTTGAAAGCGCTGAACCCGGAGACCGAAATCTGGTGGGATTCCTCCCCCCTGGTCTGGCCGAATTTCAAGGATGAATACACCAAATCGGACATGGTGGCCGAAAGCGACAAGGCCTGGTTCAGGCGCGAAGTGGATGAGATGTTTTTCGACGCCCCGGTGGAGAACTGGCTATTCGAGGGCTGCACCACCAATCCGCCCCTGTCCTGGAATGTGCTGAAAGCCCGTAAGGCCGAATGGGACAAGGTAATTGCCGAAAAACGGAAAGCATACAAGGGGAAATCGGTCTACGGTCTTTTCCTGGAGGTTTACTTTGAAGTGGTAAAACGCGGGGCGGAGAAATTCCTCCCCCTGTTCGAGAAATCCGGCGGAAAGCTTGGGCACATTTCCGGCCAAGTGGAGCCGGGCCTCATCCGCAACGAGTCCGGCATGAAGGAGATGGCCGAGCATCTGGCCTCTCTCTCGCCCAATCTCATGATCAAGATTCCCGGCTCGACCCACGGCATGGCGGTGATACGCTACCTGGCCTCACGGGGGATATCAACCA
- a CDS encoding L-lactate dehydrogenase, producing the protein MARDPVCGMEVNSGETSFAIHSKVTSYYFCTGRCKESFEKDPERYISRLDQKFIEERKISIVGTGQVGATCAFTLMNSGLVNSMVLIDANRELAEGHALDLRHGMSFSQPCKIKVGNYEDCRNSDIVIVSAGAGQKPGESRLDLVKKNTGIIKDLIPKIAEQNPRIILIVTNPVDILCYVAHKVSGFPMNRVFGSGTMLDTSRFRSLIGEYCGVDPRNIHGYILGEHGDSEVPIWSQVMIGGVDFKTYCETYKLDYNDLDRDTIFSKVKNAAYEIINKKGATYYAIALAVTQIVRSILRDENSILTVSTLLDDYYGIEDTYMSVPAVINRSGIERIIRITVNDQEKDALRHSADVLKSIIKELGI; encoded by the coding sequence ATGGCGCGCGATCCGGTTTGCGGAATGGAAGTAAATTCCGGCGAAACTTCATTTGCTATTCACTCCAAAGTTACCTCCTACTATTTCTGCACCGGGAGGTGTAAAGAATCATTCGAAAAAGATCCGGAGCGATACATTTCCCGTCTAGATCAAAAATTCATTGAGGAACGTAAAATATCCATCGTAGGGACAGGTCAGGTAGGGGCGACCTGCGCTTTTACTCTCATGAACAGCGGTTTGGTCAACAGCATGGTGCTTATCGATGCCAACCGTGAGCTTGCAGAAGGGCATGCTCTTGATCTCCGTCACGGAATGTCCTTTAGTCAACCATGTAAAATCAAAGTGGGGAATTATGAGGATTGCCGTAACTCTGATATCGTGATCGTCTCCGCGGGGGCGGGGCAAAAACCAGGCGAGTCGAGGCTCGATTTAGTGAAAAAGAATACCGGGATTATCAAAGACTTAATTCCCAAAATCGCCGAACAAAATCCTCGAATTATCCTCATCGTTACAAATCCGGTTGACATATTATGCTATGTTGCCCATAAGGTATCCGGCTTTCCCATGAACAGGGTGTTCGGTTCCGGAACAATGCTGGATACATCGCGTTTTCGCTCACTGATAGGTGAATACTGCGGCGTTGACCCGCGCAATATTCATGGCTATATTCTTGGGGAGCATGGCGACAGCGAGGTGCCAATCTGGAGTCAGGTCATGATAGGCGGAGTTGACTTCAAAACATACTGTGAAACCTATAAACTTGATTACAATGACCTTGACCGCGATACTATCTTTTCCAAAGTTAAAAATGCGGCCTATGAGATTATAAATAAAAAGGGAGCGACCTACTATGCAATAGCCCTGGCTGTGACTCAAATTGTCCGCAGCATCCTCAGGGACGAAAACAGCATTCTTACCGTTTCCACACTGCTTGACGACTACTATGGTATTGAAGACACCTACATGAGTGTTCCCGCGGTTATTAATCGAAGCGGGATAGAAAGAATTATCCGTATCACCGTGAACGACCAGGAAAAGGATGCCCTCCGTCACTCGGCAGATGTGCTTAAAAGCATAATTAAAGAGCTTGGAATCTGA
- a CDS encoding endo-1,4-beta-xylanase, whose protein sequence is MNLRPVKKCTRCLRLAVLFLFFLIMTVPAGNTQTLRQLADRHGIFYGAAVGSAFWGADSLYKETLKRECNIIVAENVMKFGLIEPRQNQFNWTRADDLVSFALKNNMKIRGHNLVWHSQSEWASKVNGSRDELIAIMRNHILAVAGRYKGKIYEWDVVNEAIDDGNGFLRDTFWKQRIGDDYIDLAFRFAHEADPEALLFYNDYSGEDMGAKSDKIYKLVSGMKQRGIPIHGVGLQCHFTFGKFPKAEDIDKNIKRLAALGLNVSVTELDIRMQLPADSAKLDEQGREYQALMTVLLNNPACKSFLTWGITDKYSWIPQFFKGYGAGLPIDEKYQPKPGYAGLKTALQEKTQDRK, encoded by the coding sequence ATGAACCTTCGTCCGGTCAAAAAATGTACCCGGTGTTTACGGCTTGCCGTTCTGTTTCTTTTTTTCCTCATCATGACTGTTCCTGCCGGCAATACCCAGACATTACGCCAACTGGCCGACCGGCACGGCATCTTTTACGGCGCGGCGGTGGGGTCGGCGTTCTGGGGCGCCGATTCCCTGTACAAGGAGACGCTCAAGCGCGAATGCAATATCATTGTGGCCGAGAACGTGATGAAGTTCGGCCTCATCGAACCCAGGCAAAACCAGTTCAACTGGACACGGGCGGATGATCTCGTCTCCTTCGCGCTAAAGAACAACATGAAAATCCGCGGGCACAACCTTGTCTGGCACAGCCAGTCAGAATGGGCATCCAAAGTAAACGGAAGCCGTGATGAACTGATCGCAATCATGCGAAACCATATCCTCGCCGTGGCCGGCCGCTACAAAGGAAAGATTTACGAATGGGATGTGGTCAACGAGGCCATCGATGACGGGAACGGGTTCCTGCGGGATACTTTCTGGAAGCAGAGAATCGGCGATGATTATATCGATCTGGCCTTCCGGTTCGCGCATGAGGCGGACCCGGAAGCCCTTTTGTTTTATAACGATTACAGCGGCGAGGATATGGGGGCGAAATCGGATAAAATCTACAAGCTCGTCTCCGGCATGAAACAGCGGGGCATACCTATCCATGGAGTCGGCCTCCAGTGCCATTTTACGTTCGGCAAGTTTCCGAAAGCTGAGGATATCGACAAAAACATCAAACGTCTGGCGGCGCTCGGTTTGAATGTCTCTGTCACCGAGCTTGACATACGGATGCAACTGCCCGCCGACAGCGCCAAACTCGATGAGCAGGGGAGAGAATACCAGGCTCTCATGACGGTTTTACTGAACAATCCCGCCTGCAAATCCTTCCTGACCTGGGGAATTACAGACAAATATTCCTGGATACCCCAATTCTTCAAAGGCTACGGCGCCGGGCTCCCCATCGATGAGAAATATCAACCCAAACCGGGATATGCGGGTTTGAAAACAGCGCTGCAAGAGAAAACGCAGGATAGAAAATAA
- a CDS encoding amidohydrolase family protein — MNTKLFLFTTLAFTLFAWNGNAGSEPNTSTPSFIIDSHIHYQATDAWEKSFLEIYTKHNAMACILVPMRNLDRGIRFAKAHPDRVIPYAAIDIDSPTVLDDIKRVKAMGFKGLGEVFATKQWNYDDQKYEPVWTLAEKLGMPIAPHTGIHATGTMARMRPGYLANIASNHPNLVIHAAHFGNPWYDEAGEATRRNRNLYFDMSGSSLIKKENDPGYWLQFLWWTPHIGKAHMPKDAVPAFEKILFATDEPPEALEANIIRFNKMLDACGVSQETRAKCYGLTIARIHGITVPTSK, encoded by the coding sequence ATGAATACAAAACTTTTCCTTTTCACCACGCTTGCATTCACCCTGTTTGCATGGAACGGAAATGCCGGGTCGGAACCGAACACCTCGACGCCGTCTTTCATCATCGATTCCCACATCCATTACCAGGCAACCGACGCCTGGGAAAAATCCTTCCTTGAAATCTATACCAAACACAACGCCATGGCCTGCATCCTTGTGCCGATGCGAAATCTGGACCGGGGCATACGGTTCGCCAAAGCTCACCCGGATCGGGTAATCCCTTATGCCGCGATAGACATTGACAGCCCGACTGTGCTCGATGATATTAAAAGGGTCAAAGCCATGGGATTCAAAGGCCTGGGAGAGGTGTTCGCCACAAAGCAATGGAATTATGACGACCAAAAATACGAACCTGTCTGGACTCTGGCGGAGAAGCTCGGCATGCCGATAGCGCCCCATACCGGCATCCATGCTACCGGCACGATGGCGCGGATGCGTCCTGGATACCTTGCAAATATCGCATCTAACCATCCCAACCTGGTCATCCACGCCGCCCACTTCGGAAATCCCTGGTATGACGAGGCCGGAGAGGCGACCCGGCGGAACAGGAATCTCTATTTCGACATGTCCGGCTCCTCGCTGATAAAAAAGGAAAACGACCCCGGTTATTGGCTGCAGTTCCTCTGGTGGACTCCCCATATCGGGAAGGCGCACATGCCCAAGGATGCTGTGCCCGCTTTCGAAAAGATTCTCTTTGCCACCGACGAGCCCCCGGAGGCTCTTGAAGCCAACATCATCCGGTTCAACAAAATGCTCGATGCCTGCGGTGTGTCCCAGGAGACCCGCGCCAAATGCTACGGCCTCACCATCGCCCGGATTCATGGGATTACAGTTCCGACATCGAAGTAA
- a CDS encoding ATP-binding protein, whose amino-acid sequence MKEDSPFKPGSPVPVELFVGRTAQIQEIIRYVKQTAAGKQENVFLSGERGIGKSSLASFIRQWVIKNENFLTIHVF is encoded by the coding sequence ATGAAAGAAGACAGCCCATTCAAACCTGGGTCTCCCGTTCCAGTCGAGTTATTTGTCGGACGGACTGCACAGATTCAAGAAATTATTCGATATGTAAAACAGACGGCAGCCGGAAAACAGGAGAATGTATTTCTATCTGGTGAACGCGGTATTGGGAAAAGTTCTCTTGCAAGCTTTATCCGGCAATGGGTGATAAAGAATGAGAACTTCCTTACCATTCATGTTTTTTAG
- a CDS encoding EFR1 family ferrodoxin (N-terminal region resembles flavodoxins. C-terminal ferrodoxin region binds two 4Fe-4S clusters.) has translation MNTDIYFYSGTGNSLWTARRLADELGGAALHPISKIEAVSPGVSGGSVGLVFPVHIWGVPHKVLQFIDLLPADTSHYYFAVAVNGGQVAATLIQLRKVMAGKGIALSAGYDLVMPSNYIPWGSPGPEEKWKERITRADNKIKRISHEISQKKVVPMEKGPFWQNILFSWLYRMSVKHVAEMDKSFHTDEKCNSCGICEKTCPASNIGMVDGRPAWRHSCEQCLACIQWCPREAIQYGKKTHLYKRYHHPEVSLSDIMACAPASGAYKRNNTV, from the coding sequence ATGAACACTGATATCTATTTCTATTCCGGGACCGGGAATTCTCTATGGACTGCGCGTCGTTTGGCGGATGAGCTCGGTGGCGCAGCTCTGCACCCCATATCGAAGATCGAGGCGGTTTCTCCGGGCGTTTCGGGAGGCAGTGTCGGTCTGGTCTTCCCGGTGCATATCTGGGGAGTTCCCCACAAGGTGCTTCAGTTTATCGACCTCCTTCCCGCTGACACATCGCACTATTATTTCGCGGTGGCGGTGAACGGCGGCCAGGTGGCCGCAACGCTCATCCAGCTCAGGAAAGTGATGGCCGGTAAAGGAATAGCCCTGTCTGCCGGATACGATCTTGTCATGCCGTCGAACTATATCCCCTGGGGAAGTCCCGGTCCGGAGGAGAAATGGAAGGAAAGAATTACCAGAGCTGATAACAAAATCAAACGCATCTCCCATGAGATTTCGCAAAAGAAAGTGGTTCCGATGGAGAAGGGTCCCTTTTGGCAGAATATCCTTTTCTCCTGGTTGTACCGTATGTCGGTTAAACATGTTGCGGAAATGGACAAATCTTTCCATACTGATGAAAAATGCAATTCCTGCGGTATCTGTGAAAAAACCTGTCCCGCGTCGAATATCGGGATGGTGGATGGCAGACCTGCCTGGCGCCACAGCTGCGAGCAATGCCTTGCCTGCATCCAGTGGTGCCCGCGTGAAGCAATTCAGTACGGAAAAAAAACTCACCTATATAAACGGTATCACCATCCGGAAGTGTCCCTGAGCGACATCATGGCCTGCGCTCCTGCTTCAGGAGCGTACAAACGAAATAATACCGTGTAG
- a CDS encoding DUF86 domain-containing protein, translated as MKDDRVYLRHIRECIEAIQIYTKEGQGKFLSDRKTQKATIRELQELSESTQRLSVTLKDRHPEIPWRDIGGFRNVVVHDYLGLNVFQIWSIIERDLPPLFTAIESMIRELEQN; from the coding sequence ATGAAAGATGATCGGGTGTATCTCCGCCATATCCGTGAGTGTATCGAAGCCATTCAGATTTATACTAAGGAAGGACAAGGCAAATTTTTATCAGACCGCAAGACACAGAAAGCAACGATTCGTGAACTGCAGGAACTCTCCGAGTCCACTCAACGGTTATCAGTTACACTGAAAGACCGTCATCCGGAAATACCTTGGCGAGATATTGGCGGATTTCGAAATGTAGTCGTTCATGACTACCTTGGATTAAATGTATTTCAGATTTGGAGCATAATTGAGAGAGATTTGCCGCCTCTTTTTACCGCGATAGAATCCATGATAAGAGAATTGGAGCAGAATTAA
- a CDS encoding nucleotidyltransferase domain-containing protein, protein MPEKSIPRREIPDLLREKRMEILRIARKHGVGRIQVFGSVARGDASLDSDVDFLIEVNGPTPPWFPGGLVADLEALLGRRVDVVEAESLREDIRDSVCQEAVLL, encoded by the coding sequence ATGCCGGAAAAGTCCATTCCGAGAAGAGAAATACCTGATCTGCTGCGGGAAAAACGCATGGAGATTCTCCGCATCGCCCGCAAACACGGGGTCGGCAGGATACAAGTTTTCGGCTCCGTAGCCCGGGGGGATGCGTCTCTGGATAGTGATGTTGATTTTCTGATAGAAGTAAATGGCCCCACACCCCCCTGGTTTCCGGGCGGTCTGGTGGCCGACCTCGAGGCGCTGCTCGGAAGGAGAGTTGATGTTGTGGAAGCAGAATCGCTCCGTGAAGATATACGGGACAGTGTATGCCAGGAGGCCGTACTTTTATGA